The Microlunatus antarcticus genome window below encodes:
- a CDS encoding manganese efflux pump MntP: MSFFGLLLIAIGVSADAFAVALGKGLHMKTFNLRHALAIALAFGGFQAVMPLLGWLLARQFARYITGVDHWVAFGLLTLIGAKMIWEAVRGGEDDAEDSDTLPVRELLLLAVATSIDALAVGISFAFLPVPVGQAVLLIGVCTFVLSLAGVVLGRRVGKRFGAPAEIAGGVILILIGTRVLLDHTGVL; the protein is encoded by the coding sequence ATGTCCTTCTTCGGTCTGCTGCTCATCGCCATCGGTGTGTCCGCGGACGCCTTCGCGGTCGCCCTCGGCAAGGGCCTGCACATGAAGACGTTCAACCTGCGCCACGCCCTGGCCATCGCGCTCGCGTTCGGCGGGTTCCAGGCCGTCATGCCGCTGCTGGGCTGGCTGCTGGCCCGCCAGTTCGCCCGCTACATCACCGGCGTCGACCACTGGGTCGCCTTCGGGCTGCTGACGCTGATCGGCGCCAAGATGATCTGGGAGGCCGTACGCGGCGGCGAGGACGACGCGGAGGACAGCGACACCCTGCCCGTCCGGGAGCTGCTCCTGCTCGCGGTGGCCACGAGCATCGACGCCCTGGCCGTGGGGATCTCGTTCGCGTTCCTGCCCGTGCCGGTCGGTCAGGCGGTGCTGCTGATCGGGGTGTGCACGTTCGTGCTGAGCCTGGCCGGTGTCGTGCTCGGCCGACGGGTGGGCAAGCGGTTCGGGGCGCCCGCCGAGATCGCCGGCGGCGTCATCCTCATCCTGATCGGGACGCGCGTGCTGCTGGACCACACGGGCGTGTTGTAG